The Rhopalosiphum maidis isolate BTI-1 chromosome 1, ASM367621v3, whole genome shotgun sequence genome has a segment encoding these proteins:
- the LOC113548495 gene encoding uncharacterized protein LOC113548495 isoform X1 yields the protein MNDENFNYDMDHQSTEETEVTEDLEEASDAVKSIVLENREENEITIHGDQRVWVKPLDELFTDQIKEEISECEYQTIIDVKDEIEEIEEIEEEEIKIQPPIVCEPIQPPPPPPPAIDIQVKKIALPKLNFKTVKKPRGRMGRRPRPILPMTQPIASASTSHLEQAQHQIIMPSPQMPGIAYQIFLGDHSKNSNNPVQYTMLQPRPVFLQQTSTPVTTPSSVMISQPYPVTRSQVSTPKIPKIAPKSSMVSQTYCSFCYKLFKNVKEHVKECWANPASKSYKFRKIAPSTPL from the exons ATGA atgatgaaaattttaattatgatatggACCACCAATCAACTGAAGAAACTGAAGTAACAGAAGATTTAGAAGAAGCTAGTGATGctgtaaaatcaatagtacTTGAAAACCGTGAAGAAAATGAGATAACAATTCATGGTGATCAAAGAGTTTGGGTGAAACCTTTGGATGAATTGTTTACAGATCAAATTAAAGAAGAAATATCCGAATGTGAGTACCAAACCATTATAGATGTTAAAGATGAAATAGAAGAAATAGAAGAAATAGAAGAAGAAGAAATCAAAATACAACCACCAATAGTATGTGAGCCAATTCAACCAcctccaccaccaccaccagcAATTGAcattcaagtaaaaaaaattgctttacCAAAACTTAATTTCAAAACAGTGAAAAAACCTAGAGGACGAATGGGTCGTAGACCTAGACCTATACTGCCCATGACCCAACCCATAGCTTCAGCAAGTACTTCACATTTGGAGCAAGCTCAGCATCAGATTATTATGCCTTCTCCTCAAATGCCTGGGATTGCTTATCAAATTTTTCTGGGCGATCATAGTAAAAACTCAAACAACCCTGTTCAGTATACAATGTTACAACCACGACCAGTGTTTTTACAACAAACTTCGACACCTGTTACCACTCCGTCATCAGTGATGATTAGCCAACCTTATCCAGTGACTCGGTCACAGGTTTCAACTCCTAAAATTCCCAAAATTGCTCCCAAAAGCTCTATGGTCAGTCAAACTTATTGTTcattttgttataaactttttaagaaTGTAAAGGAACATGTTAAAGAGTGTTGGGCAAATCCAGCTAGTAAAAGCTATAAATTCAGAAAAATTGCACCATCTACTCctttatga
- the LOC113548495 gene encoding uncharacterized protein LOC113548495 isoform X2 has translation MDHQSTEETEVTEDLEEASDAVKSIVLENREENEITIHGDQRVWVKPLDELFTDQIKEEISECEYQTIIDVKDEIEEIEEIEEEEIKIQPPIVCEPIQPPPPPPPAIDIQVKKIALPKLNFKTVKKPRGRMGRRPRPILPMTQPIASASTSHLEQAQHQIIMPSPQMPGIAYQIFLGDHSKNSNNPVQYTMLQPRPVFLQQTSTPVTTPSSVMISQPYPVTRSQVSTPKIPKIAPKSSMVSQTYCSFCYKLFKNVKEHVKECWANPASKSYKFRKIAPSTPL, from the coding sequence atggACCACCAATCAACTGAAGAAACTGAAGTAACAGAAGATTTAGAAGAAGCTAGTGATGctgtaaaatcaatagtacTTGAAAACCGTGAAGAAAATGAGATAACAATTCATGGTGATCAAAGAGTTTGGGTGAAACCTTTGGATGAATTGTTTACAGATCAAATTAAAGAAGAAATATCCGAATGTGAGTACCAAACCATTATAGATGTTAAAGATGAAATAGAAGAAATAGAAGAAATAGAAGAAGAAGAAATCAAAATACAACCACCAATAGTATGTGAGCCAATTCAACCAcctccaccaccaccaccagcAATTGAcattcaagtaaaaaaaattgctttacCAAAACTTAATTTCAAAACAGTGAAAAAACCTAGAGGACGAATGGGTCGTAGACCTAGACCTATACTGCCCATGACCCAACCCATAGCTTCAGCAAGTACTTCACATTTGGAGCAAGCTCAGCATCAGATTATTATGCCTTCTCCTCAAATGCCTGGGATTGCTTATCAAATTTTTCTGGGCGATCATAGTAAAAACTCAAACAACCCTGTTCAGTATACAATGTTACAACCACGACCAGTGTTTTTACAACAAACTTCGACACCTGTTACCACTCCGTCATCAGTGATGATTAGCCAACCTTATCCAGTGACTCGGTCACAGGTTTCAACTCCTAAAATTCCCAAAATTGCTCCCAAAAGCTCTATGGTCAGTCAAACTTATTGTTcattttgttataaactttttaagaaTGTAAAGGAACATGTTAAAGAGTGTTGGGCAAATCCAGCTAGTAAAAGCTATAAATTCAGAAAAATTGCACCATCTACTCctttatga